Below is a genomic region from Rhizobium sp. 9140.
GTCCTCGTCGCTGACGGCGTTCATGCGGGCGGCGAGATCGCCGATGCCGTAGGTGTTGACCGAGAAGCCGAAGGCCATTTCAGCCGAAACCTTGTCGCCATCGGTGACGGAAACGAAGCGCATGTTGTCGCCGAAGCGGCAGAAGCGGGCGCCCTGCCAGTCATGCCAGGCGCGAACGGCACGGATCCAGGCGTCGATGCGCTGGTGGACTTCCGGGTCCGTCCAGTGGCCGACGACGACCTTGCGGCCGAGGCGCAGGCGGGTGTGCAGGAAACCGGCTTCGCGGTCGCCATGCGCCGACTGGTTCAGGTTCATGTAGTCCATGTCGATCGTCGCCCAGGGCAGTTCGCGATCGTACTGGGTGTGGAGATGCAGGAACGGCTTGTTCAGCTGCGCAAGGCCACGAATCCACATCTTGGCAGGCGAGAAAGTGTGCATCCAGAGGATGAGACCGGCGCATTCCGCATCGGCATTGGCTTCGATGCAAAGATCAGCGGCCTGTTCTGGCGTCGTTACGATCGGGCGGCAGACGATGTCCAGCGGGAAATTGCCGGTATCGTGGAGCGCCTTTGCAATTTCCTCGGCATGCGCCGTGACCTGCTGCAGCGCTTCCGGGCCATAGAGATGCTGCGATCCGCAGACGAACCAGATTTTAGCGGGCTTCAAACCAAACATCGTATCAGTCCTTGTTGTCTATCCTGTCGCACCCGAGAGGCGCGGAATTATCAGCTGTTGGCGGCGTATTTGATGTCGATAAGGCTCTTCATCAGGCCCGAGAGGTCGGCCTGCTTGTTCAGACCGCCGAAGCTGTCATGCAGTTCGCGGTAGAGCCTGTAGAGGTCATTATAGACGGACTCGTTTTCGGCGATCGGCGTGTAGCGCTCCTCGCGCAGCGACGTCATGGCAGACTGCGCGGTTTCGAAATCGGCATGCCCGCCGGCAAGAACCGACGCCGCGATGGCGCCACCGAGCGCGCAGGTCTGGCTGGAACCGGCCACCAGCATGGTGCAGCCGGTCACGTCGGCATAGATCTGCATCAGCATCGGGTTCTTTTCGGCAATGCCGCCGGTGCAGACGACGCGGTCGACCGCTACACCATATTCCCGGATGCGCTCGATGATGGCGCGCGCGCCGAAGGCCGTCGCTTCGACCAGCGCGCGATAGATCTCGGCGCGGGTCGTGTAGAGCGTCTGCCCGAGGATCAGGCCCGACAGGCGCTGATCAACGAGGATGGTGCGGTTGCCGTTGTTCCAGTCGAGCGCCAGCAGGCCGGTCTGGCCGGGCTTCAGCTGTTCGGCTTCCGCCGTCAGTTCGCCATGCAGCGCGCCGGAGCCGCCGCAGACGCCCTCGACCCACCATTTGAAGATATCGCCCACGGCCGACTGTCCGGCCTCGACGCCGAAGAAGCCGGGCAGGATCGAGCCTTCCACGATGCCGCAGATGCCAGGAATATCGCCCGGCTGCGTCTTCACCGGCACGACGGCGCAGTCGCAGGTGGAGGTGCCGATGACCTTGACCAGCGTGCCTTCCTCGACGCCGCAGCCGATGGCGCCGTAATGAACGTCGAACGCACCGACGGCGATCGGGATGCCCGCGGGGAGACCCAGCTTACCGGCCCATTCTGCGGACAGCGCACCCGCCGGGGTCGCGGCGTCATAGGCCTTGTCGTAGAGCCGGTCGCGCAGTTCGGCGATCTCAGGAGCGAGCATCGCCAGGAATTCCTTGTCCGGCAGCCCGTTCCACGCCGTGTTGTAGAGCGCCTTGTGACCCGCCGCGCAAACGCCGCGCACGATGTCGCGGGGGTTCTCGACGCCAGCCAATACGGATGGGACCCAATCGGCCAGCTCCACCCAGGAATGCGCCGCTGCGAACACGTCGGGGGCGACCGTCAGGCAGCGCCAGATCTTCGACCACCACCATTCCGAGGAATAGGTCGAGCCGACCATCGCGATATATTGCGGGCGATGTTCGCCGGCGAGTTCCGTGATGCGGGCCGCCTCGCGCCAGCTCGTATGGTCCTTCCACAACCAGCACTGCGCATTCGGGTTGGACTGGAACTCCGGCAGCATGCCGAGCGCCTGATTGCTCGCATCCACCGGAAGCGGGCTTGATCCCGTGCTGTCGACACCGATGCCGGCGACCTTCGACACGTCGAAATCCGGTTGCGAAACGGCCTGCTCCAACGCCCGCGCCACGCTTTCCTGAAGACCGTAGAGATAATCGGCCGGGCTCTGGCGGGCGACATTGTGGTCGCGGGGATCGAGCAGCACGCCCTGCGTCCCGCTCGGGTAATCCACGACGCCCGTGCCGTATTCCTTGCCGTCGGACGCGCGCACGATGAGGGCGCGAACCGAGTTGGTGCCGTAGTCGATACCGAGAGTGAACATGAAAGCTCCAGAAAAATGCGAATGTCAGCCAGCCGAGATGTCACGGACTGCTGCGACCGCAACGCGTCGTGCCGACACGCGCTGGGATCGCAGCAGAGACGTCATGTACGATGCGGCTCGACCTCTGGAACCGACAACGCCCACCGTGCATGACGCGACCCGCGCAGCCGTGACAGCCCGCCGATCGCGCATGCACCGATATCCTGATTCCCCTCCCGAAGAATGCCGTTCCGCGAACGGTGCGGACAGAAAAATCATATTGTAATACTTTTGTAAACAGGGAACTTTTGGTTTTCCGCATGGACGTCCTATGGCCTGCGGGAGCCGGTACAGATTGCCACCGGAGCATGACAGCAAGAAAGCCGATGCATCAATGCACCGGCCTTCTTCAACATCGATCAGCGTTATCGCCTGCTTAGACAGCGAGACGCTTGGAAACCTGGCCCCGCAGCGCTTGCAGATCCTTGGCGAAAGCGCGGATGCCTTCGGAGAGCTTCTCGGTCGCCATCGCGTCTTCGTTCAGCATCCAGCGGAACGTCTTTTCGTCCATGCGGATCTTGTCCACCGGCGTGACGTTCTCGGGCGAAAGCTTGCGCTCGAGCTTGCCTTCGTCCTTGGACAGTTCTTCGAGCAGCGCCGGGCTGATCGTCAGGCGGTCGCAACCGGCAAGGGCTTCGATCTCGCCGATATTGCGAAACGAGGCGCCCATGACGACGGTCTTGATGTCGTTGGCCTTGTAATAGTTGTAGATCTCGCGCACGGAGACGACGCCCGGATCGGTTTCCGAGGTGTACTTTTCGCCGGTGGACTTGACGTACCAGTCGAGGATTCGGCCGACGAACGGCGAAATCAGGAAAGCGTTGGCATCGGCGCAGGCAACCGCCTGGGCCATGCTGAAGAGCAGCGTCAGATTGCAGTCGATGCCTTCCTTTTGCAGCACTTCGGCCGCGCGGATACCTTCCCAGGTGGAAGCCAGCTTGATCAGGATACGGTCGCGTTCGATCCCGCGTTCCTTGTAGGCGGCGATGATCTTGCGGCCCTTATCGATCGACGCTTCGGTATCGAAGGAAAGGTCGGCATCGACCTCGGTCGAAACCCGGCCGGGGACCAGCTTGGCAAGCTCGGCGCCGACGGAAACGGCCAGACGGTCGGCGACGGCACGCACCAGGTCTTCATGATCCATCGACTGGGTCTTCGCCCAGGTCACGGCTTCCGCATTGATCTCGTCGAACAGCGGTGTTCCCAAAGCCTTCAGCACGATAGTCGGATTGGTCGTGCAATCCACCGGCTTGAGGCGGGCAACCGCCTCGATATCACCGGTGTCGGCCACAACGGTCGTGATGCCGCGTAATTGTTCCAGCTTGGACATCATCTTCGCCTTTCGTCATCTTTCGTCGGAGGGTCTTGCATGCGGCCTCTGCGGCGCGTCACTGCTGCCCTCGATAGGACCTCCGCCGCGGCGCGACGGATCATGAGACCGAACGGGAAAACGAGCATCGGGTTCCGCCTCCGGCATGTCCCGATATGAGTAGCTTGATGACTTTTGTCAAATCGTTTATTCAAAAGTTGTGCCTCTCCTGCGAGAATTCCGGTAGGAAATCGTCTATCGGGGAGGCACCTCAGACCGCGATCCGCGGAAGGAAGACGCCTTGGCCAGACTGGACCGCACCAACCCCAACATCCTGCTCGACACGCGCTCGCTGCGCCTGCGGGCAGCCTGGCTCTATTACAACAGGGGGCTGACGCAGAAGGACATCGCCGAGAACCTCGGTATCAGCCGAGCGACCGTCATCCGCATGCTGGACGAGGCCGTGAAGCGTGCGGAAGTGCAGATCTGGATCAACGAGACGCCGGAGGACTGCACGGGACTCGCGCTGCGTCTCGAGGAGAAGCTGGGCCTGGACGAGGCGATCGTCGTGCCGGGCGAAGGCGATGTGGATGAGACCGCCCGCGATGTCGGGGCGGCGCTCGGCACCTTCCTGTCGGAGGTGATCCGCGACGGCAATGTCGTCGGCGTCGGCTGGGGCCGCACGCTCAGTGCCTCCCTCCAGACGTTTCGGCCGCCACGCATGGAAAACGCCAAGATCGTCTCGCTGCTGGGCGGATTGGTGGAGACATCTACGCTCAATCCGGTCGATTATTCCTGGCGGCTCGCGAGCGCGCTCGGCGCGGACTGCATGCTGATGCTGGCGCCGCTGATCGTGGATTCGGAGGAAACCAAGGCGCGCCTGATCGAGCGCTGCGGACTGGACCGGCTCTTCGCGACGGCCGAAATGCTCGATATCGCGGTCGTCAGTTGCGGCGATTTCAGCGCTCATGGCTCGTCGCTCTCCCCCGGTTTCCTGTTGCCGGAGGATCTGAAGGCCCTGCTGGCCGCCGGCACGGTCTGCGATACGCTCTGTCATTTTCTGGATGCGGCCGGAAACAGCGTCGATCATCCGCTGAACCGGCGCGTCATGTCCGTGGGCCTCTCCGCCGTCGCCAAGGCCCGGCACGTCGTCATCGCGTCGGGCGGCCGCAAGCGCGTCGCGGCCATCCGCGCCACCATGGCTCGCACCGGCTGTCACACGCTGATTACCGACGAGGCGGCTGCGCGGGGCTTGCTGGACATAGCCTGAGCGGAACGGGCCTGAGGAACGGGTTGCGGAACGGGCTTGCGTTCGGGCGCAGCACGCGACGACGCAGGGAACAGAAAGCCGCCCTCCGCTGTTCTCCTCCCGAAACGAACCCAAGGAGACACACATGGCGCATACCGATGACACGACGAAGGTCTGGGATCTGATCGACAAGATCGGCTTCTGCATGCTGGCGACCGAGACGGGCAACGATATTCGCGCCCGGCCGATGGCAGCCTATGTGGAGCGCATGGAAAATTCCGTATATTTTCTGACGGATGCCGATAGTCATAAGGACGACGAGGTTGAGGCGCACCCGAACGTCTGCCTGGCTTTCGCCGATACCAAGGGCCAGAAATACGTTTCGTTGTCCGGCACCGCCTCCATCGAGAACAACCGCGAGAAGATCAAGGAGCTTTGGGGCACACCGGCCAAGGCCTGGTGGGACAGCCCGGATGATCCGAAAATCCGCATCCTGCGCGTAACCCCGTCCTTTGCGGAATACTGGGACAGCCCCGGCACCGTCATCAGCTACATCAAGATGGCAGCAGCGGCCGTTTCCAACACGAAGCCCGACATGGGCGAAAACGCCAAGGTCGATCTCTGACCGGCTTCCCGTCACCGGTCAGCCCCAGCGGCGCGGCAGATATGCCGCGCCGTTTTTCGTCGCGCCGCAGACACCCCATGTCGACAGCCTGTATTACCCCGTGATAGAACTGGAACAGGCCCTTGTGACGAAGGGCGCATCGGAATGCACAAAGGGGTCTCATGACGGAAGCCATCTCCCCGGAAACGGTTCGCGCTCGCGGCTCGGGAACCCAGAGCGTCTATGCGGCTCTCAGGGCAGAAATCCTCTCCATGGCGCTGCCACCCGGCAGTCCGCTCGATGAGGTCCGGCTGTCCGAGCGTTTCGGCATGTCGCGAACGCCGATCCGCGAGGCGCTGCTGCGCCTGTCCGCCGACGGCCTGGTCACGACGCTTCCGAACCGCAACACCATCGTCGCCACCATCGATTTTGCAGCACTTCCCACCTATTTCGATGCGCTGACCCTCATGTACCGCGTCACGACCCGTGCTGCCGCTGCCCGCCGCGATACCGCGCAGATGGCCGAGATCCGCCGGCATCAACGCGCCTTTGCCGACGCGGTCAAAGCGCATGATGCCTATGGCATGATCGAGGCCAACCGCGAATTTCACGTCGCCATCGCCGTGCTCGGCGGCAATCCCTATTACGTCACCTTCTTCAGCCGCCTGCTGGACGAGGGACGGCGCATCCTGCGGCTCTATTACTCGACCTTCGATGATCGTCTTCCCCGGCAATATGTCGATGAGCACGAAGCGTTCATCGCCGCGATCGAGGCGGGCGACGTGGAGGAGTGCGACCGGCTTGCCATTGCTCACGCCGCGCAGATCGTGCGGCAGATCCAGGAATACGTCGCCCGCGACATGGGCAAGGCGACCGCCATCCAGAACCTCTGAGCGACGGCCAATGCTGGCCCCCTCACCGCGCCACACAGACAGAAAGCATATGATGTCCCCCTCCGACCTTGGTCTTGCCCTCTTCATTTCCGATACCGAGCGGCGGGAGCGTCTGGACCGCCTGCGCGCGAGCCTCGATGCCCGGGGCCTTGCCGGCCTGCTGCTGGGTTCGTCGAAGAGCCTGCAATATTTCACCGGCCTTCACTGGCATGCGAGCGAGCGGCTGCTGGGCGCACTGGTCACGCCGACGGCACTCCACTACATCGTCCCCGGCTTCGAGCAGAGCCGCGTCGAGACGCTGCCGCATCTGCCGGGCGAGATCGCGGTCTGGCAGGAGGAAGAGAGCCCCGCCGACCTCGTCCGCCGCATCCTCGGCGCTCAAGGCACGCTGGCGCTCGACGATGCCCTGCCTCTCGCCATCTATCATCCGCTGGCAACGGCATTCGGGCCAGAGCGCCTCGTGGATGGCGGCCCTGTTATTCGCGACATCCGGATCGTCAAATCGGCGGCCGAAATCGCTATCATCCAGCACGCCATGAACATCACGCTGGAGGTGCACAAGCGCGCGCATGCGCAAATGGCGCCGGGCGTGCGGGCCTCCGATATCGTGCGATTCATCGACCGTGAGCATCGGGCGCTCGCCGGCTCCGGCTCCACCTTCTGCATCGTCTCCTTCGGCACAGCGACCTCCCTGCCCCACGGTGCGGATGGCGATCAGGTTCTCTCGGAAGGCGATGCGATTCTCGTGGACACGGGTACGCGGATCGACGGCTATCACTCGGACCTCACCCGCACCTATATGCTGGGCGAAGCGACGCCGGATTTCGCCCGTGCCTGGCATATCGAGCGGGAGGCGCAGCAGGCCGTGTTCGACGCCGCCCGCATCGGCGCGCCCTGCCACAGCCTCGACGATGCCGCCCGTGCGGTGCTCGTCCGCCACGGCATAGGCCCCGACTATACGCTGCCCGGCCTGCCCCACCGCGCCGGCCACGGCCTCGGGCTGGAGATCCACGAGCACCCTTACATCGTGCGCGGCAATACCCTGCCGCTGCGCGCCGGCATGGTGTTTTCCAACGAGCCGATGGTCGTCTTCCCCGACCGTTTCGGCATCCGGCTTGAGGACCATATCTACATGACCGAGACGGGGCCGAAATGGTTTACCGAGCCGGCCCCCGGCCCGACGCAGCCGGTCGCCTGACGCGCTTCAGATCGCCTCTACCGCATCGATGCGCGCCTGCCCGCCGACGGTGGGCGCGAAGGCCTCCCAAACGCCCCGCGCGCCTTGCCGCCAGGCCGCAATATCCGGCACGTCCAGCACCTGTCCGCCATGGGACAGCGCCGTTGCCACGCTCTTCTCCTCGTCGGCAACGATCAGCGCATCGAACGCGGTGGCGCCTTCCTTCGAGGCCTCCTTCAACACCTGTTGCTCTTCCGGCGAAAGCCCGTTCCAGAAGCTGCCGGCGAAATAGACGACGCCGGAGGCCCGGATATGGCCCGTCAGCATCATCACCGGCACCACTTCATAGAGCTTAAAGCCGGCATAGGCCGACTTCGTCAGGTCCATCGCATCGGCAACGCCGGTCGATAGCGCATTGTAGGTTTCCGTGATGGGAATGCCGACCGGCACGGCGCCGAAGCCGGACCAGAGCTTGGTGTGCAGCGGGCTCTGGATCACCCGGATCTTCCGCCCCGCCATATCCTGCGGACGCAGGATCGGCTCCTTGGCCAAAAGATGCCGTGCGCCGTAGTCGATGAAGCCGGTGGCGACGAAGTTCTGGGCCTCGAGCTTGGCCTGAAGGTCGGCGCCGACCTCGCCGTTGACGACGCGCGCCATATGCGCGGCATCGCGGTAGAGAAACGGCAGGTCGAGAACCTGCAGCTCCGGCACCCAGCCGGAGAGCGACGAGACGGTGGAGAGGCTCGCCTGCACGGCACCGAGCCGCGTTGCCTCAGCCACTTCCTTCTCCCCGCCCAGAGCGCCGTTGGCGACGATGTTGAACCGGAAGCGGCCGGGCATGCGGCTTTCCACCCGCTCGGCGATGTGCCGCCAGATCCTCGTTTCCGGCTTGTCCTCCCCGAGCAACGAGGCAACCGTAATGCTCGTGGTTTGCGCGGAAGCCGGGCGGATGAGCGCCGGGGTGAAAAAACCGGCAGCCAGGGTGGATGTCAGAAAGGTGCGGCGGGTGGTGGACATGGGTTCGGGGTTCCTCAGGGATGGAAAACGAGCGCGAGCGCGGACAGGATGACGAGAGAGACGAGAAGCGCGCCGAGATAGGGAAGCACGGCCCGGAACAGCGCGGCTGCCGGCACGCCGGTGACGCCGGAGACGACATAGACGAGCAGGCCGAGCGGCGGCGTCAGCCCGTGGATCATCAGGTTGACCACGAGGATCACCCCGAAATGCACCGGATCGATGCCGGCAGCGACAGCGGCCGGCAGCAGCACCGGCCCGATCAGAAGGATTGCCGCGCCGATGTCGAGGATCAGCCCCAGCGCCAGCAGGACGAGATTGGAAATGAGAAGCACCGCAAGCGCGCTGCCCCCGAGCAGCGTCACCACGGATTGCATCGCACCCGCGATGTCATCGACAGCGAGCAGAAAGGCGAAGGGCGCGGCCGTGCCGATGAGCAGCCCGATGGCGGACGCCTCCACGGCGGCCTGCCGAAAGATACCGGCAAGACCGCGGACGCCGCGCTGCGCCACCAGAGCGAGAACGAGCGTGTAGGCCGCCGCCAGAGCCGCCGCCTCCGTCGTGGTGACGATGCCGATGCGGATGCCGAAGACGACGATGAGCCCGAGCCCGAAGGCGGGGACGGCCGACAGCGCCGCCCGCGCCTGCACGCCGCGCCCGACGCGCGGTATGCGCCCGTGATCACCCGCCGTCAGCGCAATGGCGACGGCAAGGCACAGCGCCATCAGCCCGCCCGCGATGAAGCCGCCGGTGAGCAGCGCGCCGATCGACAGATTGGTCGCGGCCGCCAGAAGCAGGAAGGCGATGGAGGGCGGGATGACGTTGTCGAGCACGGAGGTGGCGGCGACGATGGCCCCGGCCTGCGCCGGCGGGTAGCCATGCCGCACCAGTTCCGGCTGGAACGTCGCCGCCCCGAAGGCGGCGTTCGCGACCGACGAACCGGAGGCGCCGGAAAACAGCACGCCGGTCAGAAGCACGGTCTGCGCGAGACCCGCGCGGCGGTGTCCGACGAGGCTTGCCGCAAACCGCACCAGCCGGTCGGCGGCACCCGACACCGTCAGCAGCGCCCCCGTCAGCAGGAAAAACGGCACGGCGAGCAGCAGGAACTTGGACAGGCCGGCAACGGTCGTCGAGAGGATCGCCGGTTCCGGCAGGCTGCTGCCGAATGTGATCGCGAAAGCGGCCGCCGCCAGAAACGCATGCGCCAGCGGCGCCGACAGGAGAAGCCCGAACCCTGCGACGAGCGCCAGAAAGAGGCTCGGCGGCCAGGAGGTCTCGATGACGACATGGCTCGCGAGAAGATGCGCCGCCACGCCAAGCATCGGCCCGGCAACCCCACGCACCATGTCCCCCTCGGCGATGCGGGTGAGGACCAGCGTTACCAGCAGGGCCGCGCCGCCCAGCATCGGCAGGCCGAAGCGCAGGGCTTCCGGCACGCCGAGCGTCGGCGATGTGCCGCCGACCATCTCCATGACCGCTCCGCCGCCGAAGACGAGCACGAGCCCGGCAAGCACCGAGACGCCGTCCGCGCCGATAAAGGCAAGCCGCCGCGGCAGGGGCGGCAGCCGCGACACCAGAATGTCGAGCCGCATGGCGAGCGGGCCGCTCAATGCCAAGGGCGCACCGAGCGCGATCAGCCCGATATGCAGCCAGATCCCGAGGTCCTCCGCGCCCGTCAGCCCGGTTGCGAACCCGTAGCGCAGCACGACGCCGGCAAGCACCACCGCCAGCATGATCGCCAGAACCAGCCCGGCCAGCGTGCCGAGAATGCGGTCGAGCCCGCGCAGCACGGCACCGGCAATGCGGGCCGGCGCCCCGAACGGCCGACGCGCGCCGATATGGCCGGAGCCGGTCTCAAGACCTCTTCGGCGCGCCGCGCCCGTCACGCCCTCCACCACCTGTAGAAATGGTGCACAGGCCCCCGCCCCTTGCCGATCGCCACACCGCGCCCCGCTTCCAGCGCCTGATGAAGATAGGTCTTCGACAGGCTGACGGCCTCGACCAGCGCGTAACCCCGCGCGAGATGGGCGGTGATGGCGGCGGCGAGCGTGCAGCCCGTGCCGTGATCGTTGCGCGTGGCGATGCGCGGTGCGGCGAAGGTTCGCACGCTCTCGCCGTCGAACAGCAGGTCGATGCTCTCCGGCCCATCGCCGTGCCCGCCCTTGATGAGCACGCTCGCCGCGCCGGCTTTCAGGATCGCCTCCGCCTGTTTCGTCACACCGGCACGGTCCTGCGCGATCGGCAGCCCCGTCAGAAGGGCTGCTTCCGGCAGGTTCGGCGTCACCACCGAAGCGCGCGGCACGAGCACGGTCCGCAGCGCCTCGATCGCCTCCTCCCTGAGCAACCGGTCGCCCGAGGTCGCGACCATGACCGGGTCGAGCACGACAGGTCCCGCAAAAGCCAGGAGGCCCGAGGCGATGGTCTCGATGGTCTCGGCGCGCGACACCATGCCGATCTTCAGCGCCCGGACATCCATGTCGGAAAACACCGCCGCCATCTGCGCGGCGATCAGGCGGCACGAGATATCCTCGACCGCCGTCACGCCCGTCGTGTTCTGCGCCGTCACGGCGGTGACGACGCTGGTGGCGAAGGTTTCCAGCGCGGAAAACGTCTTGATGTCGGCCTGGATGCCGGCACCGCCGCCGCTGTCGGAGCCGGCAATGGTAA
It encodes:
- the thiD gene encoding bifunctional hydroxymethylpyrimidine kinase/phosphomethylpyrimidine kinase; its protein translation is MTVIALTIAGSDSGGGAGIQADIKTFSALETFATSVVTAVTAQNTTGVTAVEDISCRLIAAQMAAVFSDMDVRALKIGMVSRAETIETIASGLLAFAGPVVLDPVMVATSGDRLLREEAIEALRTVLVPRASVVTPNLPEAALLTGLPIAQDRAGVTKQAEAILKAGAASVLIKGGHGDGPESIDLLFDGESVRTFAAPRIATRNDHGTGCTLAAAITAHLARGYALVEAVSLSKTYLHQALEAGRGVAIGKGRGPVHHFYRWWRA
- a CDS encoding ribulokinase → MFTLGIDYGTNSVRALIVRASDGKEYGTGVVDYPSGTQGVLLDPRDHNVARQSPADYLYGLQESVARALEQAVSQPDFDVSKVAGIGVDSTGSSPLPVDASNQALGMLPEFQSNPNAQCWLWKDHTSWREAARITELAGEHRPQYIAMVGSTYSSEWWWSKIWRCLTVAPDVFAAAHSWVELADWVPSVLAGVENPRDIVRGVCAAGHKALYNTAWNGLPDKEFLAMLAPEIAELRDRLYDKAYDAATPAGALSAEWAGKLGLPAGIPIAVGAFDVHYGAIGCGVEEGTLVKVIGTSTCDCAVVPVKTQPGDIPGICGIVEGSILPGFFGVEAGQSAVGDIFKWWVEGVCGGSGALHGELTAEAEQLKPGQTGLLALDWNNGNRTILVDQRLSGLILGQTLYTTRAEIYRALVEATAFGARAIIERIREYGVAVDRVVCTGGIAEKNPMLMQIYADVTGCTMLVAGSSQTCALGGAIAASVLAGGHADFETAQSAMTSLREERYTPIAENESVYNDLYRLYRELHDSFGGLNKQADLSGLMKSLIDIKYAANS
- a CDS encoding pyridoxamine 5'-phosphate oxidase family protein, whose product is MAHTDDTTKVWDLIDKIGFCMLATETGNDIRARPMAAYVERMENSVYFLTDADSHKDDEVEAHPNVCLAFADTKGQKYVSLSGTASIENNREKIKELWGTPAKAWWDSPDDPKIRILRVTPSFAEYWDSPGTVISYIKMAAAAVSNTKPDMGENAKVDL
- the tal gene encoding transaldolase: MMSKLEQLRGITTVVADTGDIEAVARLKPVDCTTNPTIVLKALGTPLFDEINAEAVTWAKTQSMDHEDLVRAVADRLAVSVGAELAKLVPGRVSTEVDADLSFDTEASIDKGRKIIAAYKERGIERDRILIKLASTWEGIRAAEVLQKEGIDCNLTLLFSMAQAVACADANAFLISPFVGRILDWYVKSTGEKYTSETDPGVVSVREIYNYYKANDIKTVVMGASFRNIGEIEALAGCDRLTISPALLEELSKDEGKLERKLSPENVTPVDKIRMDEKTFRWMLNEDAMATEKLSEGIRAFAKDLQALRGQVSKRLAV
- a CDS encoding sugar-binding transcriptional regulator, yielding MARLDRTNPNILLDTRSLRLRAAWLYYNRGLTQKDIAENLGISRATVIRMLDEAVKRAEVQIWINETPEDCTGLALRLEEKLGLDEAIVVPGEGDVDETARDVGAALGTFLSEVIRDGNVVGVGWGRTLSASLQTFRPPRMENAKIVSLLGGLVETSTLNPVDYSWRLASALGADCMLMLAPLIVDSEETKARLIERCGLDRLFATAEMLDIAVVSCGDFSAHGSSLSPGFLLPEDLKALLAAGTVCDTLCHFLDAAGNSVDHPLNRRVMSVGLSAVAKARHVVIASGGRKRVAAIRATMARTGCHTLITDEAAARGLLDIA
- a CDS encoding M24 family metallopeptidase, coding for MSPSDLGLALFISDTERRERLDRLRASLDARGLAGLLLGSSKSLQYFTGLHWHASERLLGALVTPTALHYIVPGFEQSRVETLPHLPGEIAVWQEEESPADLVRRILGAQGTLALDDALPLAIYHPLATAFGPERLVDGGPVIRDIRIVKSAAEIAIIQHAMNITLEVHKRAHAQMAPGVRASDIVRFIDREHRALAGSGSTFCIVSFGTATSLPHGADGDQVLSEGDAILVDTGTRIDGYHSDLTRTYMLGEATPDFARAWHIEREAQQAVFDAARIGAPCHSLDDAARAVLVRHGIGPDYTLPGLPHRAGHGLGLEIHEHPYIVRGNTLPLRAGMVFSNEPMVVFPDRFGIRLEDHIYMTETGPKWFTEPAPGPTQPVA
- a CDS encoding TRAP transporter large permease, producing MGARRPFGAPARIAGAVLRGLDRILGTLAGLVLAIMLAVVLAGVVLRYGFATGLTGAEDLGIWLHIGLIALGAPLALSGPLAMRLDILVSRLPPLPRRLAFIGADGVSVLAGLVLVFGGGAVMEMVGGTSPTLGVPEALRFGLPMLGGAALLVTLVLTRIAEGDMVRGVAGPMLGVAAHLLASHVVIETSWPPSLFLALVAGFGLLLSAPLAHAFLAAAAFAITFGSSLPEPAILSTTVAGLSKFLLLAVPFFLLTGALLTVSGAADRLVRFAASLVGHRRAGLAQTVLLTGVLFSGASGSSVANAAFGAATFQPELVRHGYPPAQAGAIVAATSVLDNVIPPSIAFLLLAAATNLSIGALLTGGFIAGGLMALCLAVAIALTAGDHGRIPRVGRGVQARAALSAVPAFGLGLIVVFGIRIGIVTTTEAAALAAAYTLVLALVAQRGVRGLAGIFRQAAVEASAIGLLIGTAAPFAFLLAVDDIAGAMQSVVTLLGGSALAVLLISNLVLLALGLILDIGAAILLIGPVLLPAAVAAGIDPVHFGVILVVNLMIHGLTPPLGLLVYVVSGVTGVPAAALFRAVLPYLGALLVSLVILSALALVFHP
- a CDS encoding GntR family transcriptional regulator; this encodes MTEAISPETVRARGSGTQSVYAALRAEILSMALPPGSPLDEVRLSERFGMSRTPIREALLRLSADGLVTTLPNRNTIVATIDFAALPTYFDALTLMYRVTTRAAAARRDTAQMAEIRRHQRAFADAVKAHDAYGMIEANREFHVAIAVLGGNPYYVTFFSRLLDEGRRILRLYYSTFDDRLPRQYVDEHEAFIAAIEAGDVEECDRLAIAHAAQIVRQIQEYVARDMGKATAIQNL
- a CDS encoding TRAP transporter substrate-binding protein — protein: MSTTRRTFLTSTLAAGFFTPALIRPASAQTTSITVASLLGEDKPETRIWRHIAERVESRMPGRFRFNIVANGALGGEKEVAEATRLGAVQASLSTVSSLSGWVPELQVLDLPFLYRDAAHMARVVNGEVGADLQAKLEAQNFVATGFIDYGARHLLAKEPILRPQDMAGRKIRVIQSPLHTKLWSGFGAVPVGIPITETYNALSTGVADAMDLTKSAYAGFKLYEVVPVMMLTGHIRASGVVYFAGSFWNGLSPEEQQVLKEASKEGATAFDALIVADEEKSVATALSHGGQVLDVPDIAAWRQGARGVWEAFAPTVGGQARIDAVEAI